The Aspergillus chevalieri M1 DNA, chromosome 5, nearly complete sequence genome includes a region encoding these proteins:
- a CDS encoding amine oxidase, flavin-containing superfamily (COG:O;~EggNog:ENOG410PI0U;~InterPro:IPR002937,IPR036188;~PFAM:PF01593,PF13450;~SECRETED:SignalP(1-18);~go_function: GO:0016491 - oxidoreductase activity [Evidence IEA];~go_process: GO:0055114 - oxidation-reduction process [Evidence IEA]), with protein sequence MHVGTVVSLLACLGLSSAQVITRDVTVIGGGSAGTYAAVNLRERNRTVAVIEKSGRLGGHTDTYFDAATGTHVDFGVLFYENLTVVHDYFSHFGIPLTTVPPGGGEAQRIDLRYGTPVDASQGNVTDALSRYAAQLLQYPYLAVGFDLPDPVPEDLTLPFGEFVQKHDLGAVVDVIFSYGQGVGDLLQLPTIYVMKYISLEVLDAMQNGFLQTTNHNNGALYVGAAEQLAADIFFNSTVVSMDRDSDPEWVHIEIKTPDGRQNIRTKQVISAIPPTLDNLDGYDLDEVEQGLFGLFSSSSYYTALARIDGLPAEVTAINRANDTEYNLPPLPGVYVVTPTAVPGLYSILYGSEDFISEHNVKDAMSQAVQHLNGSNPEYMAYEAHAPFELRVSPDDIANGFYQDLNALQGRRRTYYTGAAFDAHDSSRIWRFTETLLQRMQVKQ encoded by the coding sequence ATGCACGTTGGCACCGTGGTTTCACTGCTAGCCTGCCTCGGCCTGAGCAGCGCCCAGGTTATCACTCGCGATGTGACTGTTATTGGCGGTGGCTCGGCGGGTACATACGCGGCCGTTAACTTGCGCGAGAGGAATCGAACAGTTGCCGTTATCGAGAAAAGCGGCCGGCTGGGTGGCCACACGGACACCTACTTCGACGCAGCTACCGGCACACACGTCGACTTCGGCGTACTCTTCTACGAGAACTTGACGGTTGTTCATGACTACTTCAGCCATTTCGGGATCCCCTTGACAACCGTGCCTCCTGGCGGAGGGGAAGCCCAGCGCATCGATCTCCGATACGGGACACCTGTTGATGCTTCACAGGGTAATGTCACAGACGCCCTATCTCGGTATGCGGCGCAGCTGCTGCAGTACCCCTATCTCGCCGTTGGATTTGACCTGCCGGACCCAGTCCCTGAAGACCTAACGCTACCTTTTGGCGAGTTTGTTCAGAAGCATGATCTAGGCGCAGTGGTGGATGTCATCTTCTCGTATGGACAGGGTGTGGGAGATCTGTTGCAACTGCCAACAATTTACGTGATGAAATACATTTCGCTAGAGGTCTTGGACGCCATGCAGAACGGCTTCCTCCAGACGACCAACCACAATAACGGCGCGCTGTATGTGGGCGCCGCCGAGCAATTGGCAGCCGATATCTTCTTCAACAGCACCGTAGTTTCCATGGACCGCGACAGCGACCCAGAATGGGTACACATCGAAATAAAAACACCAGACGGTCGCCAGAATATCCGAACAAAGCAGGTTATATCCGCCATCCCGCCGACGCTAGATAACCTGGACGGCTACGATCTGGACGAAGTTGAACAAGGCCTCTTCGGCCTGTTCAGCAGCAGCTCTTACTACACGGCTCTAGCGCGAATCGACGGCTTGCCTGCTGAGGTGACCGCCATAAACCGGGCCAATGACACGGAGTATAACCTCCCACCATTGCCGGGCGTGTATGTCGTGACCCCAACCGCCGTGCCGGGTCTATACAGCATTTTATACGGGAGTGAGGATTTTATCAGTGAGCACAATGTCAAGGACGCCATGTCGCAGGCCGTGCAGCATCTAAATGGTAGTAACCCGGAATATATGGCCTACGAAGCGCATGCGCCATTTGAGCTGAGGGTGTCGCCTGACGACATTGCAAATGGCTTTTACCAGGATTTGAATGCATTGCAGGGACGTCGGCGGACATATTATACGGGGGCGGCTTTTGATGCGCATGATTCATCGCGCATCTGGCGATTTACGGAAACGTTGTTGCAGAGGATGCAAGTGAAACAATAA